A single window of Achromobacter xylosoxidans DNA harbors:
- a CDS encoding TonB-dependent receptor, producing the protein MPRHFHPTRTSTLLFCTLLGLAIPAAAQPLTDTLRLCIPSLPLGDALVELGRQSGLEISFPPDAVANKMSPVVRGRFPARLALDQMLEGSGLALRADGENRYIIYVDKPDPASTSRLEPVRVYGDQVGERLYDQEEIAATPSSNRDLSTLVANHPAVRTNPGAAGSRNRGSLDVEDISFHGASPYQNLFQIDGIDATNRVDPANKQLAQVGGNVPSNPQSYFIDTSLLQAVQVRDSFIPVEYGRFNGGVVDARLRRFSGENHLKFDYRWNTSNMTQQRVSPGQENKWAQGEPGFTPRWKKRFYSAVADIAVNAKAGLVLAMSHRQSRIERWIMSVDDKGKPLRTPNIYSDRVDNFLGKFSVHASADTVADVTLKYSDRSETLASNLFRDTHWDNNHGAYGVSGNLEHRLGAGRLMLQAGWDHAMSNRRSMSREWVTTRPYGLPSYFKGGFGREQKQQDTLVLKSRIDLDPLRTEAFTHNVYAGIDVQQIDAAFKRPQLSTAYTRTYRSADTYVDTNLSLWRPGNVRARSRAAALYLSDRIEWRRLALDAGLRYDHESLFRGNNVAPRTRLDWDVFGSGNTLLSGGWLRYYGGPVLETALEARRLRLLKRVTNFEGKPVPADEQDFSVDYSGLRMPYDDEWALALRQRVAGLEGSLSYVRRNGRQQWIKTGKINTGFKYRNGGGSTTDAVSLTLHTLEPWHAGPTRWTMQASWSWQKRKTNTDLVTGYGGDARGPDERVIYNGSEIRVIDLPPRSFYQPQVATLALTGTYPKAGLAWSNMLNWRGKRDGVMYVGKGPAPYLLDSYKSGGLPSYWTWDTQLTWQPTFLPRLELTVEILNLLNRMPAIVASNPNLAADNSTYQSGRELWLQVGYRF; encoded by the coding sequence ATGCCACGCCATTTCCACCCCACACGCACATCGACGCTTCTTTTCTGCACCTTGCTGGGTCTGGCCATTCCCGCGGCCGCCCAGCCGCTGACCGACACCCTGCGCCTGTGCATCCCCTCCCTGCCGCTGGGCGACGCGCTGGTCGAACTGGGCCGCCAATCCGGGCTGGAGATCTCGTTCCCGCCCGACGCGGTGGCGAACAAGATGTCGCCGGTCGTGCGGGGCCGGTTTCCGGCCCGACTGGCGCTTGACCAGATGCTGGAAGGCTCGGGCCTGGCGCTGCGCGCGGACGGCGAAAACCGCTACATCATCTACGTCGACAAGCCGGACCCGGCCAGCACCTCGCGGCTGGAACCCGTGCGCGTCTATGGCGATCAGGTCGGCGAGCGCCTCTACGACCAGGAAGAGATCGCCGCCACGCCATCGTCCAACCGCGACCTGAGCACGCTGGTGGCCAACCACCCGGCGGTACGCACCAACCCGGGCGCGGCCGGCTCGCGGAATCGCGGCTCGCTCGATGTCGAGGACATTTCGTTCCACGGCGCCAGTCCCTACCAGAACCTGTTCCAGATCGATGGCATCGACGCCACCAATCGCGTCGACCCGGCCAACAAGCAGCTGGCCCAGGTGGGGGGCAACGTGCCCAGCAATCCGCAGTCGTACTTCATCGACACCAGTCTGCTGCAAGCCGTGCAAGTGCGCGACAGTTTCATCCCGGTCGAGTACGGGCGTTTCAACGGCGGCGTCGTCGATGCGCGGCTGCGCCGCTTTTCCGGCGAGAACCACCTGAAGTTCGATTACCGCTGGAATACGTCGAACATGACCCAACAGCGCGTCTCGCCCGGCCAGGAGAACAAATGGGCCCAGGGAGAACCCGGCTTCACGCCGCGATGGAAAAAACGCTTCTATTCGGCCGTGGCCGACATCGCCGTCAACGCCAAGGCCGGCCTGGTGTTGGCCATGTCGCACCGGCAGTCCAGGATCGAACGCTGGATCATGAGCGTGGACGACAAGGGCAAGCCCCTGCGCACGCCCAACATCTATAGCGATCGCGTCGACAATTTCCTGGGAAAATTCAGCGTGCATGCCAGCGCCGACACGGTGGCCGACGTGACGCTGAAATACAGCGACCGCAGCGAAACGCTCGCCAGCAACCTGTTCCGCGACACGCATTGGGACAACAACCATGGCGCCTATGGCGTCAGCGGCAACCTGGAACACCGCCTGGGCGCGGGACGCCTGATGCTGCAAGCCGGCTGGGACCATGCCATGAGCAACCGCCGCTCCATGAGCCGCGAGTGGGTGACGACGCGCCCGTATGGGTTGCCGTCGTATTTCAAGGGCGGCTTCGGCCGCGAACAGAAGCAGCAGGACACCCTGGTGCTCAAGAGCCGTATCGATCTCGATCCGCTGCGCACCGAAGCGTTCACGCACAACGTGTACGCGGGGATCGACGTGCAACAGATCGACGCGGCCTTCAAGCGTCCGCAACTATCCACGGCCTACACGCGCACCTACCGCAGCGCGGACACCTACGTCGATACCAACCTGTCGCTGTGGCGGCCGGGCAATGTGCGCGCGCGCTCCCGCGCGGCCGCCCTGTACCTTTCCGACCGCATCGAATGGCGGCGCCTGGCGCTGGATGCCGGGCTGCGTTATGACCACGAGAGCCTGTTCCGTGGCAACAACGTGGCGCCGCGCACGCGCCTGGACTGGGACGTGTTCGGGTCGGGCAACACCTTGCTGAGCGGCGGCTGGTTGCGCTACTACGGCGGCCCCGTCCTGGAAACCGCGCTCGAAGCCAGGCGCCTGCGGTTGTTGAAACGCGTGACGAACTTCGAGGGCAAGCCGGTACCCGCGGACGAGCAGGATTTCTCGGTCGACTACAGCGGCCTGCGCATGCCGTATGACGACGAATGGGCGCTGGCGCTGCGCCAGCGCGTGGCGGGATTGGAGGGCTCGCTGAGCTATGTGCGCCGCAACGGCCGGCAGCAGTGGATCAAGACCGGCAAGATCAATACGGGCTTCAAATACCGCAACGGCGGCGGCTCCACCACCGACGCCGTCAGCCTGACATTGCACACGCTGGAACCCTGGCATGCCGGCCCCACCCGCTGGACCATGCAAGCTTCGTGGAGCTGGCAGAAGCGCAAGACCAACACCGATCTGGTCACGGGCTATGGCGGCGACGCCCGCGGCCCCGACGAACGGGTGATCTACAACGGCTCGGAGATCCGTGTCATCGACCTGCCGCCCAGGAGTTTCTACCAGCCCCAGGTGGCCACCCTCGCGCTCACCGGCACCTACCCCAAGGCCGGGCTGGCCTGGAGCAACATGCTGAACTGGCGCGGCAAGCGCGACGGCGTCATGTATGTCGGCAAAGGTCCCGCGCCGTACCTGCTGGACAGCTACAAGTCGGGCGGCCTGCCGTCCTATTGGACCTGGGACACGCAGCTCACCTGGCAGCCGACCTTCCTGCCGCGCCTGGAACTGACGGTGGAAATCCTGAACCTGCTCAACCGCATGCCCGCGATTGTCGCAAGCAATCCCAACCTGGCGGCCGACAACAGCACCTATCAATCCGGACGCGAACTCTGGCTGCAGGTCGGCTATCGCTTCTGA
- a CDS encoding TonB-dependent receptor plug domain-containing protein — protein sequence MLAIAAPVGAQPPARTQTYDMPAQPLGNALLALGRQSGLEISFPPAAVAGKMAPALHGEYSALLALDRLLAGSGLALRADGPGRYIVFVDKANPFSTSRLEPVRVYGEQTGERVFDKEEIATTPSSNHDLSTLVANHPAVRTNPGAAGSQNRGSLNVEDISFHGASPYQNLFQIDGIDATNRVDPASKNLNLQVGNVPSNPQSYFIDTSLLESVRVYDSFVPVEYGRFTGGVVDARLRRFSGENHLKFDYRWNTSKMTRQHVSEGEENSWAQGQPGYSPEWKKRFYSAVGDFAFNDKAGVVLAMSRRESDITRWNMGVDDDGQPQQGQDTYRDRVDNFLGKFSVRASADTTADLTLKYSDRSETLSSYLFRDTRWDNNHGAYGLSGNLEHLFQGGRFALQAGWDHATSDRQSVGDELVTYQPYRLPRYTAGGFGKEQTRQDTWTLKGRVDLDPVRTGIFTHSLYAGADLQQVEAGFKRFQDSYSFRRVYDNKGAYQDFSKVHYLPGTVNVKYSMASVYLSDRIEWQRLALDAGLRYDRETFLGNTNVSPRTRLEWDVLGSGDTLLSAGWSRYYGSEVLETALEAERSRLRRQVLDSKGRPVADGGKEYFVDYRGLRMPYDDEWAVSLRQRMAGIEGLLSYVHRNGRDQWTKSGTDAAGYTYANDGFSTTDGVSLTLRTLEPWRLGPTRWNMQASWSWQKRKTNGDLVTGYTADARDPDDRVIYNGSEIRAIDLPPSTFYQPQVASLTLIGAYPRMGLTWSNKLNWRSKRDATIYVGVGPRPQSLDRYESGELPSYWTWDTKLAWQPTFARNLEFTVEVLNLLNRMPAVTASNPNLKTNRSTFQSGRELWLQVGYRF from the coding sequence ATGCTGGCCATTGCCGCGCCCGTTGGCGCCCAGCCGCCGGCGCGCACGCAAACCTACGACATGCCGGCCCAGCCCCTGGGCAATGCGCTGCTCGCGCTGGGACGCCAGTCCGGCCTGGAAATCTCCTTCCCGCCGGCCGCGGTGGCCGGCAAAATGGCCCCCGCCCTGCACGGCGAATATTCGGCGCTGCTGGCGCTGGATCGCCTGCTGGCCGGCTCCGGCCTGGCCCTGCGCGCCGACGGTCCTGGCCGCTACATCGTGTTCGTCGACAAGGCCAACCCATTCTCGACCTCGCGGCTGGAGCCCGTGCGCGTCTATGGCGAGCAGACCGGCGAACGCGTCTTCGACAAGGAGGAGATCGCCACCACGCCCTCCTCCAACCACGACCTGAGCACGCTGGTGGCGAACCATCCGGCGGTGCGCACCAACCCGGGCGCCGCCGGTTCGCAGAATCGCGGCTCGCTCAACGTCGAGGACATTTCCTTCCACGGCGCCAGCCCCTACCAGAACTTGTTCCAGATCGACGGCATCGACGCCACCAACCGCGTCGACCCGGCCAGCAAGAACCTGAACCTGCAGGTCGGCAACGTGCCCAGCAATCCGCAGTCGTACTTCATCGACACCAGCCTGCTGGAATCGGTGCGCGTCTACGACAGCTTCGTGCCGGTCGAGTACGGCCGCTTCACCGGCGGCGTGGTGGATGCGCGGCTGCGCCGCTTTTCCGGCGAGAACCACCTGAAGTTCGACTACCGCTGGAACACGTCGAAGATGACGCGACAGCACGTGTCCGAGGGCGAGGAGAACAGCTGGGCGCAGGGGCAGCCGGGCTATTCCCCCGAATGGAAGAAGCGCTTCTATTCGGCCGTGGGCGACTTCGCCTTCAACGACAAAGCCGGCGTGGTGCTGGCCATGTCGCGCCGCGAATCCGACATCACGCGCTGGAACATGGGGGTGGACGACGACGGCCAGCCGCAGCAAGGCCAGGACACCTATCGCGACCGCGTCGACAACTTCCTGGGCAAGTTCAGCGTGCGCGCCAGCGCCGACACCACCGCCGACCTGACGCTGAAATACAGCGACCGCAGCGAGACCCTGTCCAGCTACCTGTTCCGCGACACCCGTTGGGACAACAACCACGGCGCCTACGGCCTGAGCGGCAACCTCGAGCACCTGTTCCAGGGCGGGCGCTTCGCGCTGCAGGCCGGCTGGGACCACGCCACCAGCGACCGGCAGTCCGTCGGCGACGAGCTGGTGACTTACCAACCCTACAGGCTGCCGCGATACACCGCGGGCGGCTTCGGCAAGGAGCAGACGCGGCAGGACACCTGGACCCTCAAGGGCCGCGTCGACCTGGATCCGGTGCGCACCGGCATCTTCACCCACAGCCTGTACGCGGGCGCCGACCTGCAGCAGGTCGAGGCGGGCTTCAAGCGCTTCCAGGACTCGTATTCGTTCCGCCGCGTCTACGACAACAAGGGCGCCTACCAGGACTTCAGCAAGGTCCACTATCTGCCCGGCACGGTCAACGTGAAATACAGCATGGCAAGCGTGTACCTGTCCGACCGCATCGAGTGGCAACGGCTGGCGCTGGATGCCGGGCTGCGCTACGACCGCGAGACCTTCCTGGGCAACACCAACGTGTCGCCGCGTACCCGCCTGGAGTGGGACGTGCTGGGCTCCGGCGACACGCTGCTGAGCGCGGGCTGGTCGCGCTACTACGGCAGCGAGGTGCTGGAGACGGCGCTGGAGGCCGAACGCAGCCGCCTGCGCCGCCAGGTGCTCGACAGCAAGGGCAGGCCCGTGGCCGATGGCGGCAAGGAGTACTTCGTCGATTACCGCGGCCTGCGCATGCCGTATGACGACGAATGGGCGGTGTCGCTGCGCCAGCGCATGGCGGGCATCGAAGGCCTGCTGAGCTACGTGCATCGCAACGGCCGCGACCAATGGACCAAGAGCGGCACCGACGCGGCCGGCTACACCTATGCCAACGACGGCTTTTCCACCACCGACGGCGTCAGCCTGACGCTGCGCACGCTGGAGCCCTGGCGCCTGGGGCCGACGCGCTGGAACATGCAGGCATCGTGGAGCTGGCAGAAGCGCAAGACCAACGGCGACCTGGTCACGGGCTACACCGCCGATGCGCGCGACCCGGACGACCGGGTGATCTACAACGGCTCGGAGATCCGCGCCATCGACCTGCCGCCCAGCACCTTCTACCAGCCCCAGGTCGCCTCGCTCACACTGATCGGCGCCTACCCGCGCATGGGACTGACGTGGAGCAACAAGCTGAACTGGCGCAGCAAGCGCGACGCCACCATCTACGTCGGCGTCGGCCCGCGGCCGCAATCCCTCGACCGCTACGAATCGGGCGAATTGCCGTCGTACTGGACCTGGGACACCAAGCTGGCCTGGCAGCCGACGTTCGCGCGCAACCTGGAATTCACGGTGGAAGTGCTGAACCTGCTGAATCGCATGCCGGCGGTCACCGCCAGCAATCCGAACCTGAAGACCAACCGCAGCACCTTCCAGTCGGGACGCGAACTGTGGCTGCAGGTGGGATATCGGTTCTGA
- a CDS encoding FecR family protein → MSRTDALGPAASADEQASRWVIRRSGQPLDPQAQAEFDAWYHADPRHAAAYERLARVWRRMGEIDRGKLAARPPRKRRTALALALVAAAGITAYTLRDFQPGADYASDTQPLRVALPDGSRAILDAHSAIALDFGPDRREVRLLAGRALFEAAPRSADGPAFTVVTADATATALGTRYTVARDSDTTRITVYTHQVAVQCLACADRQPQTLDAGQRMRVSANGIDRDPATPETAPAWSQGLLAFNDTALPDAAAQLARYTGKRILVWGERARATRVSGTAGIADPRRALDLLLAQTKVEITDLPGLLILR, encoded by the coding sequence GTGAGCAGGACTGACGCCCTTGGCCCCGCCGCGAGCGCCGACGAGCAGGCCTCGCGCTGGGTCATCCGCCGCAGCGGCCAGCCGCTGGACCCGCAGGCGCAGGCCGAATTCGACGCCTGGTACCACGCCGATCCGCGCCATGCCGCCGCCTACGAGCGGCTGGCGCGGGTGTGGCGCCGCATGGGCGAGATCGATCGTGGCAAGCTGGCCGCGCGCCCGCCCCGCAAGCGCCGCACGGCGCTGGCGCTTGCGCTCGTCGCCGCCGCCGGCATCACCGCCTATACGCTGCGCGACTTCCAGCCCGGCGCCGACTACGCGAGCGACACGCAGCCGCTGCGCGTCGCCCTGCCCGACGGTTCACGCGCCATCCTGGACGCGCATTCGGCGATCGCCCTGGACTTCGGCCCCGACAGGCGCGAGGTGCGCCTGCTGGCCGGCCGGGCGCTGTTCGAGGCCGCGCCGCGCAGCGCCGACGGCCCCGCCTTCACCGTCGTCACGGCGGACGCCACCGCCACGGCCCTGGGCACCCGCTACACGGTCGCTCGCGACAGCGACACAACCCGCATCACCGTCTACACGCACCAGGTGGCGGTGCAATGCCTGGCCTGCGCGGACCGGCAACCGCAGACACTGGACGCCGGGCAACGCATGAGGGTTTCGGCCAACGGCATCGATCGCGACCCGGCAACGCCCGAAACCGCGCCCGCCTGGAGCCAGGGGCTGCTGGCCTTCAACGACACCGCGCTGCCCGACGCTGCCGCGCAGCTGGCGCGCTACACCGGCAAGCGCATCCTGGTATGGGGCGAGCGGGCGCGCGCCACGCGCGTGTCCGGCACGGCCGGCATCGCCGATCCCAGGCGCGCGCTCGACCTGCTGCTGGCGCAGACCAAGGTCGAGATCACCGACCTGCCCGGCCTTCTGATCCTGCGCTGA
- a CDS encoding RNA polymerase sigma factor yields the protein MSSLTDVFLRHYREVLGFLAMRTGSRDVAQDCAQDTWIKLAEFQDKTLPDNDRAYVFRVAANIATDWHRRRGRELSTVADYAAAQPPAFEADTLEVASANQLLRRLEAALLRQPRRSLDVFVLHRHEGLTYRAIAERLAISVSAVEKHMMRILLACDLALSA from the coding sequence ATGTCTTCGCTTACCGACGTATTTCTCCGGCACTACCGCGAAGTGCTGGGCTTTCTGGCCATGCGCACGGGCTCGCGCGACGTGGCCCAGGACTGCGCCCAGGACACCTGGATCAAGCTGGCAGAGTTCCAGGACAAGACCCTGCCGGACAACGACCGCGCCTATGTGTTTCGCGTGGCGGCCAATATCGCCACCGACTGGCATCGGCGCCGCGGCCGCGAACTGAGCACGGTCGCCGACTACGCCGCGGCGCAGCCGCCGGCCTTCGAGGCCGACACGCTGGAAGTGGCCTCGGCCAACCAGCTGCTGCGCCGGCTCGAAGCGGCGCTGCTGCGCCAGCCGCGCCGCAGCCTCGACGTGTTCGTCCTGCATCGCCACGAAGGGCTGACCTACCGCGCCATCGCCGAGCGCCTCGCGATCTCGGTCAGCGCGGTCGAGAAACACATGATGCGCATCCTGCTGGCCTGCGACCTGGCGCTGTCGGCGTGA
- a CDS encoding TonB-dependent receptor plug domain-containing protein — protein MPRSFNGRFRPSASIAIFCAMLATTAPALAQSPDRTFAYDIPAQPLGDALLALGRQSGLQISFPPAAVAGKVSSALRGETSALAALNQLLAGSGLALRADGPGRYIVFVDKTNPFSVSRLEPVRIYGEQIGERVYSREEIAQTPSSNRDLSTLVATHPAVRTDPGVAGSKNRGSLDVEDISFHGASPYQNLFQIDGMDATNRVDPASKNPNLVVNNVPSNSQSYFVDTSLLEAVQVHDSFVPVEYGHFTGGVVDAKLRRFSGQNHLKLDYRWNNSNMTQQRTAHGDEQKWSQGHFDYSPRWKKSFYSALGDVAFSEKAGMVLALSRRQSDITRAAMGVDGKGQPELREGTYSNQIDNLLGKFSVRPSSDTVADLTLKYSEYHQALADAYFRDTTWDNYHSGRGVNGKLEHRFQGGRFSLQAGWDRATSHRQSVREEFVSYFTPPIKKVQYSVVGFGKEQTLQDTEVLKGRVDLDPRRTGMFTHTVYAGSELEQTHARFKRFQDAYAYRRSQFPDGTVQDSNRTHYLPGTAEVKHHTASLYLSDRIEWKRLALDAGLRYDRDSFLGNNNLAPRTRLDWDMFGTDNTVLSMGWSRYYGAQILGIAMEAERARLKINETDKDGNPRANGRKPYTVDYKGLRTPYDDEWAISLRQRLAGLEGALNYVHRDGRDQWTNVNIDANASRYNSDGRSTTDGINLTVHTLHPMALGRTRWTMRATWGWQRRRANTELAKGYNDHAGDPDEQVLYNNAQIRAFDLPTNSFFQPQVATLTVTGAYPGAGLTWSNAFNWRGARDAIFYAGKGPAPDFLNSYTSERLPSYWTWDTKLKWQPTFARNLELTIEVLNLLNRMPAVTGNRPRLTADHRTYQSGRELWVQVGYRY, from the coding sequence ATGCCCCGCTCTTTCAACGGCCGTTTCCGCCCCTCCGCGTCGATCGCGATCTTCTGCGCCATGCTGGCCACGACCGCGCCCGCCCTGGCCCAGTCGCCCGACCGCACCTTCGCCTACGACATTCCAGCGCAACCGCTGGGCGACGCCTTGCTGGCGCTGGGCCGCCAGTCGGGCCTGCAGATTTCGTTTCCGCCGGCCGCCGTGGCCGGCAAGGTCTCGTCCGCCCTGCGGGGCGAAACCTCGGCGCTGGCGGCGCTGAACCAGTTGCTGGCAGGTTCCGGCCTGGCGCTGCGCGCCGACGGACCGGGCCGCTATATCGTGTTCGTGGACAAGACCAATCCGTTCTCCGTATCGCGGCTGGAGCCGGTGCGGATCTATGGCGAGCAGATCGGCGAACGCGTCTACAGCCGCGAGGAAATCGCGCAAACGCCATCGTCGAACCGGGATCTGAGCACCTTGGTGGCCACGCATCCGGCGGTGCGCACCGACCCGGGCGTGGCCGGTTCGAAGAATCGGGGATCGTTGGACGTCGAGGACATTTCATTCCATGGCGCCAGCCCTTACCAGAATCTGTTCCAGATCGATGGCATGGACGCCACCAACCGCGTTGATCCGGCTAGCAAGAATCCGAACCTGGTCGTAAACAACGTACCCAGCAATTCGCAGTCCTACTTCGTCGACACCAGTCTGCTGGAAGCGGTGCAAGTGCATGACAGCTTTGTGCCTGTGGAATACGGTCACTTCACTGGCGGCGTGGTGGATGCAAAATTGCGCCGCTTCTCCGGGCAGAACCATCTGAAACTGGACTACCGTTGGAACAACTCCAACATGACACAACAGCGCACGGCGCATGGCGACGAACAGAAGTGGTCACAGGGCCACTTCGACTATTCACCCAGGTGGAAGAAGAGCTTTTACTCGGCACTAGGCGATGTCGCATTCAGCGAAAAGGCCGGCATGGTATTGGCATTATCTCGTCGCCAATCCGACATCACGCGAGCAGCCATGGGCGTTGACGGCAAGGGCCAACCGGAGTTGCGCGAAGGAACCTACAGCAACCAGATCGATAATCTCCTGGGAAAATTCAGTGTGCGTCCGTCCTCAGACACCGTCGCCGACCTGACGCTGAAATACAGCGAGTATCACCAGGCTCTGGCCGACGCCTATTTCCGCGACACAACCTGGGACAATTATCACAGCGGACGCGGCGTCAACGGCAAACTGGAACATCGATTCCAGGGTGGGCGCTTCTCACTACAAGCGGGATGGGATCGCGCCACCAGCCACCGGCAGTCCGTTCGTGAAGAGTTCGTATCCTATTTCACTCCGCCGATCAAAAAAGTGCAGTACTCGGTGGTGGGCTTTGGCAAGGAACAGACGCTGCAGGACACGGAAGTTCTCAAGGGTCGCGTTGACCTGGATCCGCGACGCACCGGCATGTTTACCCATACGGTCTACGCAGGTTCCGAGCTGGAGCAGACCCACGCCCGATTCAAGCGATTTCAGGACGCGTATGCGTACCGCCGCAGCCAGTTCCCCGATGGCACTGTCCAAGATAGCAATAGAACCCACTACCTGCCCGGCACAGCTGAGGTAAAGCATCACACTGCCAGCCTGTATCTGTCGGATCGTATCGAATGGAAACGGCTGGCCCTGGATGCCGGGCTGCGCTACGACCGCGACAGTTTTCTTGGCAACAACAATCTGGCGCCCCGCACGCGCCTGGATTGGGACATGTTCGGAACGGACAACACCGTGCTGAGCATGGGATGGTCCCGCTACTACGGCGCACAGATACTGGGCATCGCCATGGAGGCGGAGCGTGCGCGCCTGAAAATAAACGAGACGGACAAGGACGGAAACCCGAGGGCGAATGGCCGCAAACCGTACACGGTGGACTACAAAGGGCTGCGCACGCCGTATGACGATGAATGGGCGATATCGCTGCGCCAACGATTGGCGGGTTTGGAGGGCGCGCTGAACTATGTGCATCGCGACGGGCGGGACCAGTGGACAAACGTCAACATCGACGCCAATGCTTCCCGCTACAACAGCGATGGTCGTTCCACGACCGACGGCATCAACCTGACCGTACATACGCTTCATCCGATGGCCCTGGGAAGAACCCGCTGGACCATGCGCGCCACTTGGGGCTGGCAGCGGCGCCGGGCCAATACCGAGTTGGCCAAGGGCTATAACGACCACGCGGGGGACCCTGATGAACAGGTGCTCTATAACAATGCGCAGATTCGCGCCTTCGACCTGCCAACCAATTCATTCTTCCAACCGCAAGTCGCCACCTTGACCGTGACCGGCGCGTATCCGGGAGCGGGCCTCACGTGGAGCAACGCATTCAACTGGCGCGGTGCCCGCGACGCGATTTTCTATGCAGGCAAAGGACCGGCTCCGGACTTTCTCAACAGCTACACATCGGAAAGGTTGCCATCCTACTGGACCTGGGACACCAAGTTGAAATGGCAGCCCACCTTCGCGCGCAACCTGGAACTGACGATCGAAGTTCTGAACTTGCTCAATCGCATGCCAGCAGTCACGGGCAATAGACCCAGACTCACGGCGGACCATCGTACCTATCAATCTGGGCGCGAACTCTGGGTGCAAGTCGGATACCGCTATTGA